The Brassica napus cultivar Da-Ae chromosome C7, Da-Ae, whole genome shotgun sequence genomic interval GCTCACACTTGCTCCCAAATCGCATAGACACCTCTCAAAAGTAAATTGCCCAATGGCACAAGGTAAAGTAAAGCTTCCTGGATCTTCAAGCTTCTTAGGGATGGTTAGCCTTTGGATAATAGCACTACACTCATGAGTAAGAACCAccatgccttccatctccttcttcttcttagttacAGCATCCTTgaggaacttgctgtattgaggcACTAGCATGA includes:
- the LOC125590392 gene encoding uncharacterized protein LOC125590392, with the translated sequence MSEVQITMPIIDAFMLVPQYSKFLKDAVTKKKKEMEGMVVLTHECSAIIQRLTIPKKLEDPGSFTLPCAIGQFTFERCLCDLGASVSLMPLSIAKRLGFTQYKKCRLSLVLADRSVKIPIGILEDLPVMEQL